A single region of the Fimbriimonadaceae bacterium genome encodes:
- a CDS encoding family 20 glycosylhydrolase, which translates to MQLRMWSYDLAREQAPTLDHLRDFMRLTEDAGYNAFGLYMEHRFAYPSTPWAHAKGCVTPEMVKTLQEEFPNTPIIPFINLLGHFEGMIYTEHGKRYREALLQGMQACPCSTDFIQLCETLVDETIQIFDSEIIHIGGDETWQLGQCEICKAKVERDNALGKDGKAMLYGSHFGPLAHRVLQKGRRPAVWHDMVLEHPAALEFLPKETLIFDWQYFNNCTETSRQFKERGFDVVCCPSIHTYNSVWCHLPQSEQNVADAVASADEVGAYGVCVTTWECGLMGSYGTILPAIKAAGEMLGNDNHQSTIANLQSDSPSPNPSLIKSPTLTREGNPENYFTLTDAPQMLAAYAEVGESDAEWARLMSVELPKVGGVFGFSKTRSSLKVRLLLNANPFLCWMHHHEELCGLKGDEALAILDRAAHFAPNPSMRGITEFVKLTIDFVRFAEQARQAYAQGIPGVAVASLAPCRQVFEHLEKVAMAANINWGGSLADIERCRIAHEHVERVIKRIRDYGDGSLGYLPAFEILTHPKFVPHDQASWWLINRWANE; encoded by the coding sequence ATGCAACTCCGCATGTGGAGCTACGATCTCGCCCGCGAGCAGGCCCCCACGCTTGACCACTTGCGCGACTTTATGCGCCTTACTGAGGACGCAGGCTACAACGCGTTCGGGCTGTACATGGAGCACCGTTTTGCTTACCCCTCAACCCCTTGGGCGCATGCCAAAGGTTGTGTCACACCAGAGATGGTCAAGACGCTCCAAGAGGAGTTTCCGAACACACCAATCATCCCGTTTATCAACCTGCTCGGGCACTTTGAAGGCATGATCTACACCGAGCACGGGAAGCGATACCGGGAAGCCCTTCTCCAAGGAATGCAGGCATGCCCATGTAGCACCGACTTCATTCAGCTTTGCGAAACGCTCGTTGACGAAACCATCCAGATTTTTGACTCGGAGATCATCCACATTGGCGGAGACGAGACTTGGCAGCTTGGGCAGTGCGAGATTTGCAAAGCCAAAGTCGAGCGGGACAATGCTCTTGGCAAAGATGGGAAGGCGATGCTGTATGGCAGCCATTTTGGACCGCTTGCCCATCGAGTACTTCAGAAAGGTCGGCGGCCTGCTGTTTGGCACGATATGGTTCTGGAACATCCAGCCGCCCTAGAGTTTCTGCCAAAGGAGACGCTGATCTTCGACTGGCAGTACTTCAACAACTGTACAGAGACGTCGCGCCAGTTCAAAGAGAGGGGCTTTGATGTGGTCTGCTGCCCGTCGATTCACACCTACAACTCGGTCTGGTGCCACTTGCCTCAAAGCGAGCAGAACGTTGCCGATGCGGTTGCTTCGGCAGATGAAGTCGGGGCATACGGGGTTTGTGTGACGACGTGGGAGTGCGGGTTGATGGGGAGTTACGGGACGATTCTGCCTGCGATTAAGGCGGCGGGGGAGATGTTGGGGAATGACAATCATCAATCTACAATCGCCAATCTGCAATCAGATTCTCCCTCCCCTAACCCCTCCCTCATCAAGTCTCCGACATTGACGAGGGAGGGGAACCCGGAAAACTATTTCACACTCACCGACGCGCCGCAAATGCTCGCTGCTTACGCTGAAGTCGGCGAAAGTGATGCTGAGTGGGCACGACTAATGAGTGTGGAGTTGCCGAAAGTAGGTGGAGTTTTCGGCTTTAGCAAGACACGCTCCTCACTCAAGGTCAGGCTCCTGCTCAACGCAAACCCATTCCTGTGCTGGATGCACCATCACGAGGAGCTTTGTGGCCTGAAAGGAGATGAGGCGCTGGCCATCCTGGATCGTGCAGCACACTTTGCCCCGAACCCTTCCATGCGCGGGATCACCGAGTTTGTGAAGCTCACGATCGACTTCGTACGCTTCGCCGAACAAGCCCGCCAAGCCTACGCACAAGGCATCCCCGGAGTTGCGGTGGCGAGTCTCGCGCCATGCCGCCAAGTCTTCGAACACTTGGAGAAAGTTGCAATGGCTGCGAATATCAACTGGGGTGGCTCACTGGCAGATATTGAGCGCTGTAGGATTGCCCACGAACATGTCGAGCGAGTGATCAAGCGCATCCGCGATTATGGCGACGGTTCGCTCGGTTACCTGCCAGCCTTTGAGATTCTTACCCATCCAAAATTCGTGCCGCACGATCAAGCCTCTTGGTGGCTTATCAATCGTTGGGCGAATGAGTAG